From the genome of Streptomyces xanthophaeus:
GCCGGGCTGGGCTCCGCGTCCGCGGTGGCCTTCGGGGTGCTCGGCGCCGGGTTCACCACCGTCATGGTCACGGCCACCGGGGCTGTGGTCGGCGAGGCCCCGGCCGGGTACGCCGGGGTCGTCGGGGGGCTCAAGCAGACGGCCATGAACGTCGGCCCGGCCCTCGGGATCGCGGTCGCCGCGAGCGCCGGGCCGCACGGCTCGCCGCTGGTGGCGCTGTCCGTGCTGACGGCCGCAGGACTGGTGGCGGCGTCATTGCTGCCCGGCGGCACGCGCCCGGCAGCTGCGGGCGACCTCGTCGGCGAAGACCAGGGCGGGCGGGGCGAGGGCGGCCCAGCGGCGGACGGCCCAGCCGACCGCGAGCGGCGGCAGGGCGGGGATCGGCACGAGGCGCAGCGGGCCGTCGGAGCCGGGGACCTGCCAGCCGGGCAGCGCGGGCACGACGGCGTGTCCGAGGCCTAGTTCGGCGAGCAGCAGGGCGGTGTCCCAGTCGGCCACGCTGGTGTCGGAGCTGACCCGGATGCCGGATTCGGCGAAGGCGGCGTCGAGGTGGGCGCGGGAGGCGGAGTTCTCGGGCAGCCGGATGTGGCGGATGCCCGCGAGGTCCGCGGGGTCGATGCGGGCGCGGGCGGCGAGGGGGTCGTCCGCGCCGACGGCGAGCACCCAGGGCAGTTCCATGACGGGGCGCAGCTCGATGCCGCGGACCGGGCCGCCGATGGTGATCCAGGCGAGGTCGAGGTCGTCGGCGGCGAGGGCGTCGAAGCAGCTGCGGCTGGAGTTCTCGGTCTGGAACTCCAGGCTCACCTCCGGGTGGCGGCGGCGGAAGGTGACGACGGCCTCGGACATGAAGTGCCGCACGGTCGTCGCGCCGGTGGTGACGCGGACCGTGCCGCCGCCGCCCCGGACGAGGTCGTCCACGCGGCGCAGGGCGCCGTCGAGTCCGGCGATGCCGTCGGCGGCGGCCGCCTGGAGGA
Proteins encoded in this window:
- a CDS encoding LysR family transcriptional regulator, yielding MTLDDLRVFVAVCRAGSLSAVARDLGCTQSAVSQHVRRLEKQTGTSLLERHARGVVPTEAGRILQAAAADGIAGLDGALRRVDDLVRGGGGTVRVTTGATTVRHFMSEAVVTFRRRHPEVSLEFQTENSSRSCFDALAADDLDLAWITIGGPVRGIELRPVMELPWVLAVGADDPLAARARIDPADLAGIRHIRLPENSASRAHLDAAFAESGIRVSSDTSVADWDTALLLAELGLGHAVVPALPGWQVPGSDGPLRLVPIPALPPLAVGWAVRRWAALAPPALVFADEVARSCRARAAGQQ